From a single Devosia litorisediminis genomic region:
- a CDS encoding ABC transporter ATP-binding protein has translation MTDLPGRRPPPIPEQTPSFRERIDNLRHLGRLLAQIWRTSKPLMAASIGLRLVASLQPIAMLYVGKLIIDEVVRLTGIAAPGPGFAEWWSSGALTPVIALLVIELALVLASDLLNRATGLVDSILSELHSNTVSVELMAHAARLDLVHFESAEYQDKLERARRQAAGRNALLSQMFGQAQDIITVATLAAGLFIYAPWLILLLPISFVPAVWGEARFNTLAYMVSRWRTPERRELEYIRHVGASAETAKEIKLFGLGGFLIERFKTLAQRIFADNRRIAMQRSFWGALFSAISSLTYYGAYGFIVWRTIIGDFSIGDLAFLSGSFLRLNGLFQKLLLGFTQIAGQSMYLDDLFSFFEIEPGIVSPAEPEPFPDPIEQGIVFENVGFRYPDTETWALRHLSFTLKAGETLALVGENGAGKTTIVKLLTRLYDPDEGRITVDGIDLKDFAVADIHAHIGVIFQDFIRYSLSARDNIGVGRVEAQGDMARIASAAERSLADAVIAKLPQGYDQQLGRLFKKGRDLSGGEWQKVAIARAYMRDAGLIILDEPTAALDAKAEAEVFARFKSLAAGKTAVIISHRFSTVRMADRILVMENGAILESGSHAELLALRGHYAELFELQAAGYR, from the coding sequence ATGACCGACCTTCCCGGGCGCCGACCACCGCCCATCCCCGAACAGACCCCCAGTTTCCGCGAGCGCATAGATAATCTGCGCCATCTCGGGCGTCTGCTGGCGCAGATCTGGCGCACCAGCAAACCACTGATGGCGGCCAGCATCGGCTTACGCCTGGTGGCCTCACTGCAGCCGATTGCCATGCTGTATGTGGGAAAGCTGATCATCGATGAAGTGGTGCGCCTGACGGGCATAGCCGCGCCGGGGCCGGGCTTTGCCGAGTGGTGGAGCAGTGGCGCGTTGACACCCGTCATTGCGCTGCTTGTGATCGAACTGGCGCTGGTGCTGGCATCGGACCTGCTGAACCGCGCCACCGGGCTGGTGGATTCCATTCTGTCGGAGTTGCACTCCAATACCGTCAGCGTCGAGTTGATGGCCCACGCAGCTCGGCTCGATCTGGTGCATTTCGAATCTGCTGAATACCAGGACAAGCTGGAGCGCGCGCGGCGTCAGGCGGCAGGGCGCAATGCGCTGCTCAGTCAGATGTTTGGGCAGGCGCAGGATATCATCACCGTGGCCACGCTGGCAGCGGGTCTGTTCATCTATGCGCCGTGGTTGATCCTGCTGCTGCCGATCAGCTTTGTGCCGGCGGTGTGGGGCGAGGCACGGTTCAACACGCTGGCCTATATGGTGAGCCGCTGGCGCACGCCCGAGCGGCGCGAACTGGAATATATCCGCCATGTCGGGGCCAGCGCCGAGACCGCCAAGGAGATCAAGCTGTTCGGTCTGGGCGGCTTCCTGATCGAGCGTTTCAAGACGCTGGCGCAGCGCATCTTTGCCGATAATCGCCGCATCGCCATGCAGCGCTCTTTCTGGGGCGCGCTGTTCTCGGCGATATCCTCGCTGACCTATTACGGTGCCTATGGTTTCATTGTCTGGCGCACGATCATCGGCGACTTCTCCATTGGTGACCTGGCGTTCCTGTCGGGCTCATTCCTGCGCCTGAACGGGTTGTTCCAGAAACTGCTGTTGGGCTTTACCCAGATTGCCGGCCAGTCGATGTATCTTGATGACCTGTTCTCATTCTTTGAGATCGAACCGGGCATCGTCTCGCCAGCTGAGCCCGAGCCGTTTCCAGACCCGATCGAGCAGGGCATCGTGTTCGAGAATGTAGGTTTCCGCTATCCCGATACCGAGACCTGGGCCCTGCGCCATCTCAGTTTCACGCTCAAGGCCGGCGAAACGCTGGCGCTGGTGGGCGAGAACGGGGCAGGCAAGACCACCATCGTCAAGCTGCTGACCCGGCTGTACGACCCCGATGAAGGGCGTATCACCGTGGACGGCATCGACCTCAAGGATTTCGCCGTCGCCGACATCCACGCCCATATCGGGGTGATCTTTCAGGATTTCATTCGCTACAGCCTGTCGGCCCGCGACAATATCGGGGTTGGCCGGGTTGAGGCGCAGGGCGATATGGCGCGCATTGCCAGCGCTGCCGAACGCAGCCTGGCCGATGCGGTGATCGCCAAGTTGCCGCAGGGGTATGACCAGCAACTGGGGCGCCTGTTCAAGAAGGGACGCGATCTCAGCGGGGGCGAATGGCAGAAGGTCGCCATTGCCCGCGCCTATATGCGCGATGCAGGCCTGATCATTCTGGATGAACCAACGGCCGCGCTGGACGCCAAGGCGGAAGCCGAAGTGTTTGCCCGCTTCAAAAGTCTGGCGGCAGGCAAGACGGCGGTGATCATCTCGCACCGCTTTTCGACCGTACGGATGGCGGACCGCATTCTGGTGATGGAAAATGGCGCCATACTTGAATCAGGCAGCCACGCAGAACTGCTGGCGCTGCGTGGTCACTATGCCGAATTGTTCGAATTGCAGGCGGCGGGCTATCGCTAG
- a CDS encoding potassium channel beta subunit family protein, with protein sequence MEYRRLGKSGLKVSEVSLGSWVTFSKQVDHSEAMALMSLAYDEGINFFDNAEGYEAGESETLMGAALKDLGWSRDSFAVSSKVFWGGSKPTQKGLSRKHVTGACHAALKRLQVDYLDLYFCHRPDIDTPIEETVWAMHNLVTQGKILYWGTSEWNAQQLTEAWAVAKDLKITPPVMEQPQYNLFTREKVENDYLPLYDLMGLGTTIWSPLASGALTGKYNDGIPDDSRLNLPGYEWLKDAWTSDEGKAKLEKIRQLADLAKQAGMPIHHMALLWCLRNPHVSTVILGASKKSQLADNLSALDAKAKLTPDVIEKIEAIMGNKPAERQRF encoded by the coding sequence ATGGAATATCGTCGCTTGGGCAAATCTGGCCTCAAGGTCAGTGAAGTCTCGCTTGGAAGCTGGGTCACCTTCTCCAAGCAGGTGGATCACTCCGAAGCCATGGCCCTGATGAGCCTGGCCTATGACGAAGGCATCAATTTTTTCGACAACGCCGAAGGCTATGAGGCGGGCGAGTCCGAAACCCTGATGGGCGCTGCGCTCAAGGATCTGGGCTGGAGCCGCGATAGCTTTGCAGTATCCTCCAAGGTGTTCTGGGGCGGCAGCAAGCCAACGCAGAAGGGGCTGAGCCGCAAGCATGTCACCGGGGCGTGCCACGCCGCACTCAAGCGGCTGCAGGTGGACTATCTGGACCTGTATTTCTGCCACCGTCCCGACATCGACACCCCGATCGAGGAAACCGTCTGGGCGATGCACAATCTGGTGACGCAGGGCAAGATCTTGTACTGGGGTACCTCGGAGTGGAACGCCCAGCAGTTGACCGAAGCCTGGGCCGTGGCCAAGGACCTCAAGATCACCCCGCCCGTGATGGAGCAGCCGCAGTACAATCTGTTCACGCGCGAAAAGGTCGAGAATGATTATCTGCCGCTTTATGACCTGATGGGTCTGGGTACGACGATCTGGTCGCCCCTGGCATCGGGCGCTTTGACCGGCAAATACAATGACGGCATCCCCGATGACAGCCGCCTGAACCTGCCCGGCTATGAATGGCTCAAGGACGCCTGGACCAGCGACGAGGGCAAGGCCAAGCTCGAAAAGATCCGCCAGCTGGCCGATCTCGCCAAGCAAGCGGGCATGCCGATCCATCACATGGCGCTGCTGTGGTGCCTGCGCAATCCGCACGTCTCGACGGTTATCCTGGGCGCGTCCAAAAAGTCCCAGCTGGCAGACAATCTGTCGGCGCTGGATGCCAAGGCCAAACTCACGCCCGATGTGATCGAAAAGATCGAAGCGATCATGGGCAATAAGCCTGCTGAACGGCAGCGTTTCTAG
- a CDS encoding VOC family protein produces the protein MLSDIDSSAILAVADIGRARDYYTTILGLELIKDDGNVLQLRTGTTSLIVYVSEHAGTNQANAVVWGVGDQFDAIVADLQAKGVTFEHYDTIERRGDVHVAGDFKAVWFKDPDGNLLHLNNI, from the coding sequence ATGCTCAGCGACATCGATTCTTCCGCCATTCTGGCCGTTGCCGACATTGGCCGCGCGCGTGACTATTACACCACCATTCTGGGCCTTGAGCTGATCAAGGATGACGGCAATGTGCTCCAGTTGCGCACGGGCACCACGTCACTGATCGTCTATGTCTCAGAACATGCAGGCACCAATCAGGCCAATGCGGTGGTCTGGGGTGTGGGGGACCAGTTTGACGCCATTGTCGCCGACCTTCAGGCCAAGGGCGTGACCTTCGAGCATTACGACACCATCGAGCGGCGTGGCGATGTGCATGTGGCGGGTGACTTCAAGGCCGTCTGGTTCAAGGACCCCGACGGCAATCTGCTTCACCTCAACAATATCTGA
- a CDS encoding pyrimidine 5'-nucleotidase: MNDLTPPIRSLSHVTDWVFDLDNTLYPRSCNLFAQIDIKITEYVMGLTQLEFDAARTLQKGYYRDFGTTLNGLMSQHKVDPDHFLDTVHAIDYSPVDPQPDLVAAIRALPGRKFILTNGDTGHARAVLAKLGGGDLFEHVHDIRAMTYVPKPHRQAYEGFFALHDINPTRAVMFDDLEKNLVVPHDVGMATVHVVAGQDFAHDQVEAWELGRSNGPHIHHITDDLARFLRERP, encoded by the coding sequence ATGAATGATTTGACGCCACCGATCCGCAGCCTGAGCCATGTCACCGACTGGGTGTTTGACCTGGACAACACCCTGTATCCGCGCAGCTGCAATCTGTTCGCGCAGATCGACATCAAGATCACCGAATATGTGATGGGGCTGACCCAGCTTGAGTTCGATGCCGCGCGAACCCTGCAGAAGGGTTATTATCGCGATTTCGGCACGACGCTGAACGGCTTGATGAGCCAGCACAAGGTCGACCCGGACCACTTTTTGGATACCGTGCACGCCATCGACTATTCACCGGTCGATCCGCAACCCGATCTGGTGGCGGCGATCCGTGCCCTGCCCGGTCGTAAGTTCATTCTGACCAATGGCGATACCGGCCATGCCCGCGCCGTACTGGCCAAGCTGGGCGGCGGCGACCTGTTCGAGCATGTGCACGACATCCGCGCCATGACCTATGTGCCCAAGCCGCATCGCCAGGCCTATGAGGGCTTCTTTGCCCTGCACGACATCAATCCCACCCGCGCGGTGATGTTTGATGATCTCGAGAAGAACCTTGTGGTGCCCCATGATGTGGGCATGGCTACCGTGCATGTGGTGGCAGGCCAGGATTTTGCCCATGATCAGGTCGAGGCCTGGGAGCTGGGTCGCAGCAACGGTCCGCATATCCATCACATTACCGATGATCTAGCCCGCTTCCTGCGCGAGCGCCCCTGA
- the ilvA gene encoding threonine ammonia-lyase, biosynthetic, which produces MQDYVRRILTSSVYEVAEETPLEKMVMLSARLGVDVQLKREDMQPVFSFKIRGAHNRIAQLSADERARGVICASAGNHAQGVALSASRLGIKAVVVMPTTTPVIKINAVRKRGGEVVLFGDGFDAARAHAANLAEKHGYVVVHPFDDPDVIAGQGTVGMELLRQHPGPIGAIYVPVGGGGLAAGIAAFVKFLRPEIRVIGVEPEEAASMKAAIAAGHPVALDQVGLFADGVAVRQVGDETFRLCRELLDDIVTVSADEICAAIKDIFDDHRAIAEPAGALALAGLRRQVEQGEAPEGALIAINSGANVNFDRLRYVAERAEIGERAEALLAVEIPERPGSYRAFMRLLGPRAITEFNYRFAHGESAKIFVGIKLTGGDAEKHEIIAMLRKNDLGVIDLTDNEVAKLHVRHMVGGRVKDLSDEVVYRFQFPERPGALLKFLEGLNDAWNISLFHYRNHGADYGRVLVGVQVPAETHADFIAHIDAVGFPYWAETDNPAYRQFL; this is translated from the coding sequence ATGCAGGATTATGTCCGCCGCATCCTCACCTCATCGGTCTATGAAGTGGCCGAGGAAACACCGCTGGAAAAAATGGTCATGCTCTCGGCGCGACTGGGCGTTGATGTGCAGCTCAAGCGCGAGGACATGCAGCCGGTCTTTTCGTTCAAGATCCGTGGCGCGCATAACCGGATTGCCCAGCTCAGCGCCGATGAGAGGGCGCGTGGGGTCATCTGTGCCTCGGCAGGCAATCACGCGCAGGGCGTTGCGCTGTCAGCCAGTCGGCTGGGTATCAAGGCGGTTGTGGTGATGCCTACCACCACGCCGGTGATCAAGATCAATGCAGTGCGCAAGCGTGGCGGCGAGGTAGTGCTGTTTGGCGACGGCTTTGATGCAGCCCGCGCCCATGCAGCCAATCTGGCCGAAAAGCACGGCTATGTGGTGGTGCATCCCTTTGACGACCCCGACGTGATTGCCGGGCAAGGCACGGTGGGCATGGAATTGCTGCGCCAGCATCCGGGCCCTATCGGGGCGATCTATGTACCGGTTGGTGGTGGCGGGCTGGCAGCGGGCATTGCCGCCTTCGTCAAGTTTCTGCGCCCCGAAATCCGGGTGATCGGGGTCGAGCCCGAAGAGGCTGCCAGCATGAAGGCGGCGATTGCGGCAGGCCATCCAGTTGCGCTGGACCAGGTCGGGCTGTTTGCCGATGGCGTGGCCGTGCGGCAGGTGGGCGATGAGACCTTCCGGCTGTGCCGCGAACTGCTCGATGACATTGTCACCGTCAGTGCCGATGAAATCTGTGCGGCGATCAAGGATATCTTTGACGATCACCGCGCCATTGCCGAACCGGCCGGCGCTCTGGCGCTGGCGGGTCTGCGCCGTCAGGTCGAACAGGGCGAAGCGCCCGAGGGCGCGCTGATTGCCATCAATTCGGGCGCCAATGTCAATTTCGACAGGCTGCGATACGTTGCTGAACGGGCCGAGATTGGCGAGCGCGCCGAGGCGCTGCTGGCGGTGGAGATCCCGGAGCGCCCCGGCAGCTATCGGGCGTTCATGCGTCTGTTGGGACCGCGCGCGATCACCGAATTCAACTACCGCTTTGCCCATGGCGAGAGCGCCAAGATCTTCGTTGGCATCAAGCTGACCGGTGGCGATGCCGAGAAACACGAGATAATCGCGATGCTGCGCAAGAATGATCTGGGCGTGATCGACCTGACCGACAATGAAGTGGCCAAGCTGCATGTGCGCCACATGGTGGGCGGCCGGGTCAAGGACCTCAGCGACGAAGTGGTCTATCGCTTCCAGTTTCCCGAGCGGCCCGGCGCCTTGCTGAAATTCCTTGAAGGGCTCAACGACGCCTGGAATATCTCGCTGTTTCACTACCGCAACCATGGTGCCGATTATGGCCGCGTGCTGGTCGGGGTTCAGGTACCGGCGGAAACCCACGCCGATTTCATTGCTCACATCGATGCAGTTGGATTTCCCTATTGGGCGGAAACCGACAATCCAGCCTATCGGCAGTTTTTATGA
- a CDS encoding TetR/AcrR family transcriptional regulator produces the protein MTQDSPPTRRESGDERRLAIAAAARDIIVEKGLEGLRTRDIAERVGINIATLHYHVPSKAELVALVAESIRHDFRVQAQRNSRQGKTALELLRLEFADFRETTLDMPELVIVLTVLTEKARIEPAIRDIMQPMYDHWRDEFAEIFARGIAEGMFRANLDPTSAALITTGALSDHWRKGFSTRFPLDLLIAEVERAFIADPKLLEDHS, from the coding sequence ATGACCCAAGATAGCCCACCCACCAGACGCGAAAGCGGTGATGAGCGCCGACTGGCCATTGCGGCAGCTGCACGCGACATCATCGTGGAAAAAGGCCTTGAGGGTCTGCGCACACGCGACATTGCCGAACGCGTCGGCATCAACATTGCCACGCTGCACTATCACGTGCCTTCCAAGGCCGAGTTGGTCGCGCTGGTGGCCGAGAGCATTCGGCACGATTTCAGGGTTCAGGCCCAGCGCAATTCGCGCCAAGGCAAGACAGCGCTGGAACTGCTGCGACTCGAATTCGCAGATTTCCGTGAAACCACTCTCGATATGCCAGAACTGGTCATCGTGCTGACCGTGCTGACTGAAAAGGCCCGGATTGAGCCCGCCATTCGCGACATCATGCAGCCCATGTACGACCACTGGCGCGATGAGTTTGCCGAGATCTTTGCCCGCGGCATAGCCGAAGGCATGTTTCGCGCCAATCTTGACCCCACCAGTGCTGCCCTGATCACCACCGGCGCCCTGTCCGATCACTGGCGCAAAGGCTTTTCCACCCGGTTCCCGCTCGACCTTTTGATAGCCGAAGTGGAGCGGGCCTTCATTGCCGACCCCAAATTATTAGAGGATCATTCCTGA
- a CDS encoding DHA2 family efflux MFS transporter permease subunit, whose translation MSAHSAAAGGQMATDAPDPRRWPALFVLLIANFMNLIDVTIVNVALPSMREGLGATDNQIEWVVAGYILAFALGLLPFGRLGDIVGRTTLFLWGVAGFTAASALCGLAPNIELLIAARVIQGLAGAMMTPQVLAIATVTFPPHERGQAFSLFGLSAGLAAVCGPILGGVLVSANLFGLDWQPIFLVNIPIGIAAVVAGWFLIPRLPGHAVLRNDYVGILLFGLGILCVIFPIIEGRAYGWPLWAFAMIATGLVLLVLFVLWTRARAAAGLSQLLNFDLITNQQFMFGAFVTTIFASGIPGMFMVISLLLQGGFGFTPLESGLTNTPFSVGVLVASAIAGRFGARFLRARLASAGALIAVGISLLHFYIAGVTDSIDHWAFLPPLLIAGIGLGLGFSSLFQLVLANVPPRDAGAGSGSLQAFQQVGGALGVAIIGELFFGNLGTAFAAGSSQHAAFAGAASTALLYVMGSFSVVLLLSPLFKRVVPAQRPGAAPAVVEV comes from the coding sequence ATGTCTGCTCACTCAGCCGCAGCAGGGGGCCAGATGGCCACCGACGCGCCCGATCCACGCCGCTGGCCGGCGCTGTTCGTGCTGCTTATTGCCAATTTCATGAACCTGATCGACGTCACCATCGTCAATGTGGCGCTGCCCTCCATGCGCGAAGGGCTGGGTGCCACGGACAACCAGATTGAATGGGTTGTCGCGGGCTATATTCTGGCCTTTGCCCTGGGCCTGCTGCCATTCGGAAGGCTCGGCGACATTGTCGGGCGCACCACGCTGTTCCTGTGGGGCGTTGCCGGTTTCACGGCCGCCTCGGCGCTGTGTGGTCTGGCTCCCAATATCGAACTCCTCATCGCGGCCCGTGTCATTCAGGGTCTGGCTGGCGCCATGATGACCCCGCAGGTGCTGGCCATCGCCACGGTCACCTTCCCGCCCCACGAACGCGGTCAGGCCTTCTCCCTGTTTGGCCTGTCCGCGGGTCTGGCCGCCGTTTGTGGCCCCATTCTGGGCGGCGTTCTGGTCTCGGCCAATCTGTTCGGGCTGGACTGGCAGCCAATCTTTCTGGTCAACATTCCCATCGGCATCGCCGCCGTGGTTGCAGGCTGGTTCCTCATCCCGCGGCTTCCCGGCCATGCGGTCCTGCGTAACGACTATGTCGGCATCCTGCTGTTTGGTCTGGGCATTTTGTGCGTGATCTTCCCCATCATCGAGGGGCGCGCCTATGGCTGGCCGCTTTGGGCGTTTGCCATGATCGCGACGGGGTTGGTGCTGCTGGTGCTGTTTGTCCTGTGGACCCGCGCCCGCGCTGCCGCTGGTCTGTCGCAATTGCTCAACTTCGATCTGATTACCAATCAGCAGTTCATGTTCGGCGCCTTTGTCACCACCATTTTTGCCTCGGGCATTCCCGGCATGTTCATGGTAATTTCCCTGCTCCTGCAAGGTGGCTTTGGCTTCACTCCACTCGAATCGGGTCTGACCAACACGCCCTTCTCGGTCGGTGTTCTGGTTGCCTCGGCCATTGCCGGCCGCTTTGGCGCGCGGTTTTTGCGCGCCCGTCTGGCTTCAGCTGGCGCACTGATCGCGGTGGGCATTAGTCTGCTGCATTTCTATATCGCGGGTGTAACCGACAGCATTGATCACTGGGCCTTTCTGCCGCCGCTATTGATTGCCGGTATCGGGCTGGGCCTGGGCTTCTCCTCGCTGTTCCAGCTCGTGCTGGCCAATGTGCCACCGCGCGACGCCGGGGCCGGTTCGGGGTCGCTACAGGCCTTCCAGCAGGTCGGTGGCGCGCTGGGCGTGGCCATTATCGGCGAGCTGTTCTTTGGCAATCTGGGCACAGCATTCGCCGCTGGCTCCAGCCAGCACGCTGCCTTTGCCGGTGCCGCCAGCACAGCCCTGCTCTATGTCATGGGCAGTTTCAGTGTGGTGCTGCTGCTATCCCCGCTGTTCAAGCGGGTTGTGCCAGCACAGCGACCCGGCGCGGCCCCAGCTGTGGTCGAGGTCTGA